A genome region from Osmerus mordax isolate fOsmMor3 chromosome 27, fOsmMor3.pri, whole genome shotgun sequence includes the following:
- the LOC136937071 gene encoding phospholipase A2 inhibitor gamma subunit B-like: MKLILTLCITWALLLTGESLQCFNCTDATCINPPTVNCSANSVCQSTTILSNQSSISKKVQSVKKSCVAASNCMTPLNVMTTQLSVNLGFANFSQTQLCCDQDGCNNQSPPVLKSNGLNCPSCVNVSDTVCNTTVNCVGEQDKCISFKVTGSINTVLKGCASSLCSASVITSLRLFVSPSNITVSCNSASSTGPVSVVLMAMWLPMMVKLTY; encoded by the exons ATGAAGCTGATCCTGACTCTCTGCATTACCTGGGCTCTTCTCCTCACAG GGGAGTCACTGCAGTGTTTCAACTGTACTGATGCAACATGCATTAATCCACCAACCGTCAACTGCTCTGCAAACTCTGTATGTCAGTCTACAACCATTCTCTCCAATCAGTCTTCAATCAGCAAGAAAG TCCAATCTGTAAAGAAGTCCTGTGTAGCGGCATCCAACTGCATGACACCTCTGAACGTCATGACAACACAACTGTCCGTGAACCTGGGCTTCGCAAACTTTAGTCAAACTCAGCTCTGCTGTGACCAAGACGGCTGCAACAACCAGTCTCCACCCG TCCTCAAATCCAATGGCCTAAATTGTCCTTCCTGCGTCAATGTGTCCGACACGGTGTGTAACACCACTGTGAACTGTGTGGGTGAGCAGGATAAATGCATTAGCTTCAAAG TGACTGGTTCAATCAACACTGTCCTGAAGGGCTGTGCATCATCTCTGTGCAGCGCGTCTGTCATAACCTCTCTCCGGCTTTTTGTCTCACCATCAAACATTACTGTGTCCTGTAACTCGGCTTCCTCTACTGGTCCAGTGAGTGTAGTCCTCATGGCAATGTGGCTTCCTATGATGGTCAAACTTACCTACtaa
- the LOC136937070 gene encoding phospholipase A2 inhibitor gamma subunit B-like has product MKLILTLCITWALLLTGESLQCFTCIGATCINPPTVNCSSNSVCQFTALQSSSVKDPFVGKSCVAASNCMTPLNVMTTQLSVNLGFNNLRQTQLCCNQDGCNNQTLPVLKSNGLNCPSCINLSDTVCNTTVDCVGVEDNCISVKVPGSINTVLKGCASANLCNVSVITSVLPFFLPSNLLPAVGFNVSCNTAPSTGPVSVVLMAMWLPMMIKLTY; this is encoded by the exons ATGAAGCTGATCCTGACTCTCTGCATTACCTGGGCTCTTCTCCTCACAG GGGAGTCACTGCAGTGTTTCACCTGTATTGGTGCAACATGCATTAATCCACCAACCGTCAACTGCTCTTCAAACTCTGTATGTCAGTTTACAGCCCTTCAGTCTTCAAGCGTGAAAG ACCCATTTGTAGGTAAGTCCTGTGTAGCGGCATCCAACTGCATGACACCTCTGAACGTCATGACAACACAACTGTCCGTGAACCTGGGCTTCAATAACCTTCGTCAAACTCAGCTCTGCTGTAACCAAGACGGCTGCAACAACCAGACTCTACCCG TCCTCAAATCCAATGGCCTAAATTGTCCTTCCTGCATCAATTTGTCCGACACGGTGTGTAACACCACTGTGGACTGTGTGGGAGTGGAGGATAACTGCATTAGCGTCAAAG TGCCTGGTTCAATCAACACTGTCCTGAAGGGCTGTGCATCAGCAAATCTGTGCAATGTGTCTGTCATAACCTCCGTCCTGCCATTTTTCCTGCCTTCTAACCTATTACCAGCTGTAGGCTTTAATGTATCCTGTAACACAGCGCCCTCTACTGGTCCAGTGAGTGTAGTCCTCATGGCAATGTGGCTTCCTATGATGATCAAACTTACCTactaa